CGCGAATTCACAAATTTCTTTTACTTTTTCTTCAGGGGAACTCAATATATCCTCAAACTTAAAAATGCAAAAATTATCCATATACTTCCCGTCCTCTAATGCAGCTTTAATAGAATTAGCCCAGTGCTGGGCAGCTAAATCTAAAATTTCATGGAAAGAGAATTTATTCTGAAGGCGCTTTAGACTGTAAGCTTTTCCTTGAGCAGATCTAAAACACAGGGCATATGGGTCTCTTGTTATTAATACGAATTTAGGATCATATCCCTTTAAAATCTCATTTAAAAAGGATACCTTTACAGTATTAATTTGACTTTTGTCAGTGAACCTAACTTTATTTATATCACCTTGTCTATTGATAATCCATTTTAATATTTTCAAGTATTCATCTTTATTATTTTCGTTAACATCCTCATTAGTAAGCCGATGCTTATCAATCAGGTCATCTATAGCATATAACCACCCTCTCGGTTTACCGATTTTTGGGTGAGGAGGCACTTTGTGTTTAATCCCTGTAAATTCAGCAGGTAATATTGGGCCAAGAACATTTTGCATTTCATCTGCTCCAGTCCAATAGTTCGAATCTCCAGTAACTGATACTACTTTATCATTTCGCCTTAACATTCTTGAAACTAACGATAATCCTCCGCCTTGAACACCTAATAGAAAAATAGGACTGTTTATTGACTTATCTTTATAATTCTTGTAGAAACGTGAAAGGTCAAGCATCCAGTTATTTCTTTTATAAGCATAATAAATATTATTCGTGAAGTCTTTCGAAAAAATATTATTCACAATTTCACTCCTTTTTATTATTGATAAAGTTCAGAAATACTTTGTTTAACTTTACTATAATTATATACTTTTTTTATTTCTTTTAAATTATTCTTATAACTAGTTAAATAGTGATTATTTAGTTGTAGAAGGTTTTGCTTAAGTTGTTCTGTATCGTCATACGGTGTCGTAAAACCTATGTGATGTTTCTTTACAAAATTCCCTAATTCTGTATTTTCCGCCACAATTATTGGTAATTCACATGTTATAGCTTCAAATAATTTATTTGGAAGAGCTGTTTTAACATTTTCCCTATTTAAATCGTAAACCGAATAAACCATGTCAACCTTTGAATATAAGTTAGAAATATCTTTTGAATAGTCGTATGGCCCCAAATACTCAACATGTTCAAAATTCCTGTCTAACTTTTTCACAAATTCTAACTCTCCCCCTGTTCCCGCAATAATTACATTTATCCCTGCCTCAATAGTTGCTTCTACTAGCATTTTAAGCTGATGGGGATAGCGCAATGCCCCAAAAAACCCTATGGTAAAATCACTGGTGTTTTTTTCTTTAAAATATTCAAAGTATCTATCGTCAGGTATATTAGGAATAATAATATATTTTGAACTATTAGTTATTTTATTGTAATAACTATGCCAATGATGTTCTGATGTTAATACTAGCTTCTTTATTTCCGAACATAAGATTTTTTCAACTAACATGTAAGCTTTTGTTAATATTTTGTTTATACCGGTTTTAGTATTAATAAATCTTGGTAAATCCCCAACTTCATATATAATTGAAGTTTTCTTATTAATAATTTTCTTATAAATAACTGCTATAAATAACATATCTATTTTCCCACAATGAATTAAATCTGGATTTTGTTTTTTCAAGGTATTCAACGCCTTCGGTAAGAACTTAAGGTAAGGAAGAATCCTTTTAATGTTATTGCGTATAGGGGCATTTACGCTGATTTCTTCTACATTTACTCGATGATCTATAGTGAATGGAATGGATTTACTTTCTTTTCTATCCCAATAAACTAAGTTAACTTTGGAAAGATTACATGCTTCATTCATTCTTTTGGAAAATCTTGGATTAGGGTTATGAGACAGTAAAAAACTCACTATCATAAATTACTCCTCCTGTTTAATGGATGGTTTGCTTTTATATTTAACCTCTATTGCCCTAAAAATAAGGGTCTCTTTTGTTTCAAAGTTGCACAGAAGATTTTTTTATCTAGTGAGACTATATTAATTAGAAAAGCAATATGTAATAAAGTTATAAATTAAACTTATTTTTTAGATTTTACTATTATTATATGTGAAATATTATTCAGAGTTAACTTTCTATATCAATTCATCTTGACGGATTACCTGCAGAACGTATAACTACTATTATTAGAATTAAATTCATTACCACACTAACAATTGAATAAAAACTTAAAGATAAGATAATGCTATCTACCCATCCACCTAATAATACTGCTCCTATTCTCAAGACAGTTA
The Halobacillus halophilus DSM 2266 DNA segment above includes these coding regions:
- a CDS encoding sulfotransferase family protein; translated protein: MNNIFSKDFTNNIYYAYKRNNWMLDLSRFYKNYKDKSINSPIFLLGVQGGGLSLVSRMLRRNDKVVSVTGDSNYWTGADEMQNVLGPILPAEFTGIKHKVPPHPKIGKPRGWLYAIDDLIDKHRLTNEDVNENNKDEYLKILKWIINRQGDINKVRFTDKSQINTVKVSFLNEILKGYDPKFVLITRDPYALCFRSAQGKAYSLKRLQNKFSFHEILDLAAQHWANSIKAALEDGKYMDNFCIFKFEDILSSPEEKVKEICEFAKLEYTDDMVPQPEHEIPFGSKRRKRWYPLKPSLNNRYLNEISEKEIEIIGRHCEEYASILGYSKPIPKN
- a CDS encoding glycosyltransferase → MIVSFLLSHNPNPRFSKRMNEACNLSKVNLVYWDRKESKSIPFTIDHRVNVEEISVNAPIRNNIKRILPYLKFLPKALNTLKKQNPDLIHCGKIDMLFIAVIYKKIINKKTSIIYEVGDLPRFINTKTGINKILTKAYMLVEKILCSEIKKLVLTSEHHWHSYYNKITNSSKYIIIPNIPDDRYFEYFKEKNTSDFTIGFFGALRYPHQLKMLVEATIEAGINVIIAGTGGELEFVKKLDRNFEHVEYLGPYDYSKDISNLYSKVDMVYSVYDLNRENVKTALPNKLFEAITCELPIIVAENTELGNFVKKHHIGFTTPYDDTEQLKQNLLQLNNHYLTSYKNNLKEIKKVYNYSKVKQSISELYQ